The proteins below come from a single Fibrobacter sp. UWP2 genomic window:
- the nadE gene encoding NAD(+) synthase, producing the protein MNIYMVQMNVEPGNPEENFNTMSAAISRAKKAGADYVLFPAGALLGSYMLGAKGFESGLQGRWAACFRKFVKLNKDKKIIVGDSLEKQFVVVSLEHTYNLGKAAVVKEKYSKVAREAKRPVFYVAPVGTCNSGKNIYAMDGGSCIFDKTGKIVFRMPQFKAAEALVKVDAKGGIKVYDPEGKPAKSFKPYTQKIAEVHDALVLMIRENLKKFHIGRMVIGASGGIDSAVSAALYAEAIGPENVYLVNMPTRFNSSTTKNAAHDLAVNLGCPYTVAPIEGMLNAIRKDLAKCKFERSNAKIKVEGLHYENLQARTRSSSVLLSIASVLGAGITCNGNKSEATAGYCTLYGDSCGVMCALGDLWKTQVYELANYINRNGEIIPKASIDVPASAELSDAMNVDEGKGDPIKYPYHDRLFAYWVDERHALEDTEKLLANGTLCKKIGADEKYFKKLFKTKDAALEDMRAWHRRFRGIALAKRIQFPPILSVSGSAFGGEYIESQG; encoded by the coding sequence ATGAATATCTACATGGTCCAAATGAACGTGGAACCGGGGAATCCGGAAGAGAATTTCAACACGATGAGCGCTGCGATTTCCCGAGCTAAAAAGGCGGGCGCCGATTACGTTCTGTTCCCTGCGGGAGCCCTGTTGGGTAGTTACATGCTGGGGGCAAAAGGCTTCGAGAGCGGTTTGCAAGGCCGCTGGGCGGCTTGTTTTAGGAAGTTCGTGAAGCTCAACAAGGATAAAAAGATTATTGTCGGGGATTCCCTCGAGAAACAGTTTGTCGTGGTCTCGTTGGAGCATACCTACAACCTGGGAAAGGCTGCTGTTGTGAAAGAAAAGTATTCCAAGGTGGCCCGCGAAGCCAAGAGGCCTGTTTTTTATGTGGCGCCGGTGGGCACCTGCAATTCGGGCAAGAACATTTATGCCATGGACGGCGGCAGTTGTATTTTTGACAAGACGGGGAAAATCGTTTTTCGTATGCCGCAGTTCAAGGCGGCGGAAGCCCTGGTGAAGGTGGATGCCAAAGGTGGCATTAAGGTTTACGACCCGGAGGGCAAACCCGCGAAATCGTTCAAACCCTATACCCAAAAGATTGCCGAGGTCCATGACGCCTTGGTGCTCATGATTCGCGAGAACCTGAAGAAGTTTCACATTGGGCGCATGGTCATCGGGGCGAGCGGCGGCATTGATAGTGCCGTCTCTGCGGCGCTCTATGCCGAGGCGATTGGGCCCGAGAACGTTTACCTAGTGAACATGCCCACCCGTTTTAATTCCAGCACCACGAAGAATGCCGCCCACGACCTGGCGGTCAATTTGGGTTGCCCTTATACGGTCGCGCCGATTGAGGGCATGCTGAATGCCATCCGTAAGGATTTGGCCAAGTGCAAGTTCGAACGCAGCAACGCCAAGATCAAGGTCGAGGGCCTCCATTACGAGAATTTGCAGGCGCGTACGCGTTCGTCGAGCGTGTTGCTTTCGATTGCCTCCGTTTTGGGCGCGGGCATTACCTGCAACGGCAACAAGAGCGAAGCCACCGCGGGCTATTGCACGCTCTATGGCGACTCTTGCGGTGTGATGTGCGCCTTGGGCGATCTCTGGAAAACGCAGGTCTACGAACTTGCGAACTACATCAACCGCAATGGCGAAATTATCCCGAAGGCCTCCATTGACGTGCCCGCCAGCGCAGAACTGAGCGACGCGATGAACGTGGACGAGGGTAAGGGCGACCCCATCAAGTACCCCTACCACGACAGACTCTTTGCCTACTGGGTCGATGAACGCCACGCGCTCGAGGATACCGAGAAGTTGCTGGCAAACGGCACGCTCTGCAAAAAGATCGGCGCCGACGAGAAGTACTTCAAGAAGTTATTCAAAACAAAGGATGCCGCCCTCGAAGACATGCGCGCCTGGCATCGCCGGTTCCGCGGCATTGCACTGGCGAAGCGCATTCAGTTCCCGCCGATCCTCTCGGTGAGCGGGAGCGCCTTTGGCGGTGAATATATCGAAAGCCAGGGCTAG
- a CDS encoding NAD-dependent epimerase/dehydratase family protein gives MRILVTGGAGVVGKALCRELLKRGVCVRVLTLPGDCVDDAIPPQVEVFRGDVTDYGSMRPAFDGVDAVFHLAAVLLSTDPAAFERVNAGGTRNVVSACQDAGIRRILYVSSISVTYPVLTPYGASKLAGEACVKESGLDWTIVRPTLVIGDGGGVEFNMYARYVKRFPVYFLPGGGTALKRPVRSVDLVTGVAAAGLSKESVGKTYALAGPDVMSMAQMAQLILSSAGLRHLMLPLPWWVAKKAAAFKNWIGGSRVSAEQALAGFLYDAVPGIESAKKDLGYAPKSAF, from the coding sequence GTGCGGATTCTAGTAACGGGTGGTGCCGGCGTCGTAGGGAAGGCGCTGTGTCGGGAGCTCTTAAAACGCGGTGTGTGTGTTCGCGTTTTGACGCTCCCGGGCGATTGCGTGGATGATGCGATTCCTCCGCAGGTGGAGGTTTTTCGGGGGGATGTTACCGACTACGGTTCCATGCGCCCCGCTTTTGACGGGGTGGATGCCGTCTTTCATTTAGCTGCCGTTTTGCTTTCGACCGACCCGGCCGCCTTTGAGCGTGTCAATGCCGGGGGCACGCGGAACGTGGTGTCTGCCTGCCAGGATGCCGGCATTCGTCGGATTCTTTACGTGTCGAGTATTTCTGTGACTTACCCAGTTTTAACTCCCTATGGCGCAAGCAAACTTGCGGGGGAGGCGTGCGTCAAGGAATCGGGACTCGACTGGACCATCGTGCGCCCGACGCTTGTGATTGGCGATGGTGGCGGTGTCGAGTTCAATATGTACGCCCGTTATGTCAAGCGTTTCCCGGTGTATTTTTTGCCCGGGGGCGGAACGGCGTTGAAACGCCCGGTCCGTAGCGTTGATTTGGTGACGGGTGTTGCGGCGGCGGGCTTGAGCAAGGAATCGGTGGGCAAAACCTATGCCCTTGCCGGTCCCGACGTGATGTCGATGGCGCAGATGGCGCAGCTGATTTTGTCGAGCGCCGGGTTGAGGCACCTCATGCTCCCGCTCCCCTGGTGGGTTGCAAAAAAGGCGGCAGCCTTCAAAAACTGGATTGGTGGCAGCCGGGTTTCGGCCGAACAGGCCCTGGCGGGTTTTTTGTACGACGCTGTCCCCGGGATAGAATCCGCCAAAAAAGATCTGGGTTACGCACCAAAATCGGCATTTTAG